A portion of the Lysinibacillus timonensis genome contains these proteins:
- a CDS encoding acyl-CoA dehydrogenase family protein, whose translation MQLPTVQFSEEQNQFREEVRNFLQIELKNGTFETKCDSWLSGADPEFSKLIGKKGWIGMTWPKKYGGQERSTIDRYILTEEFLAVGAPVAAHWFADRQTGPLLLRYGTEEQRKNFLPQIIKGECYFGIGLSEPNSGSDLASLRTKAEKVDGGWIVNGQKIWTSNAHLCHFMVTLVRTSPFDSNKKHAGLSQLIIDLHAEGVTIVPIKFLTGEHHYNEVFFENVFVPDNMVVGELGNGWTQGLAELSFERSGPERILSTFPLLDELIHELKKQNNLEGLKEAAKILSRLWGLRNLSIGVAQLLETGDGKDVQIPAALVKALGTKFEQSIPEITRLLVQTYPKLDAERKINRFMAQSILHAPGFTIRGGTTEVLYGVVAKGVVAQ comes from the coding sequence ATTCAGTTACCGACAGTCCAATTTAGTGAGGAACAAAACCAGTTTCGAGAAGAAGTTCGGAATTTTTTGCAGATTGAATTGAAGAACGGTACGTTTGAGACAAAATGCGATTCATGGTTGAGTGGAGCTGATCCCGAATTCTCAAAGTTAATCGGGAAAAAGGGTTGGATCGGGATGACATGGCCTAAAAAATATGGCGGCCAAGAAAGGAGTACCATTGATCGATACATTTTAACAGAGGAGTTTTTAGCAGTTGGAGCACCAGTAGCCGCGCATTGGTTCGCAGACCGTCAGACCGGTCCGCTACTTCTCCGTTATGGAACGGAAGAACAACGAAAAAATTTTTTACCCCAAATAATTAAAGGTGAATGTTATTTTGGCATCGGTCTAAGTGAACCAAACAGTGGTTCGGATTTAGCTTCACTACGAACGAAAGCTGAAAAAGTCGATGGTGGTTGGATTGTAAATGGTCAAAAAATATGGACAAGTAACGCACACCTTTGCCATTTCATGGTAACACTCGTTCGCACAAGTCCATTTGATAGTAATAAAAAACACGCTGGACTTAGCCAATTAATTATCGATTTACATGCAGAAGGTGTCACGATTGTTCCTATTAAATTTTTAACAGGGGAACATCATTATAACGAAGTATTTTTTGAAAATGTTTTCGTTCCAGACAATATGGTCGTAGGTGAACTAGGTAATGGCTGGACGCAAGGGTTAGCTGAACTCTCTTTTGAACGTAGTGGTCCAGAACGAATTTTGAGTACCTTCCCCCTTCTTGATGAATTAATTCATGAATTAAAAAAGCAAAACAATCTCGAAGGATTAAAAGAAGCAGCAAAAATCCTTTCACGTTTATGGGGTTTGCGTAATTTATCAATAGGAGTTGCACAGCTGTTAGAAACAGGAGATGGTAAGGATGTTCAAATCCCTGCAGCTCTTGTTAAAGCACTAGGTACAAAATTTGAACAAAGTATTCCCGAAATTACAAGACTGCTTGTACAGACCTATCCAAAACTTGATGCAGAGCGGAAAATTAATCGTTTCATGGCACAATCCATATTACATGCACCAGGTTTCACTATTCGTGGTGGTACAACAGAAGTACTATATGGTGTCGTAGCGAAAGGGGTTGTTGCACAATGA
- a CDS encoding acyl-CoA dehydrogenase family protein: MSEMKDLILDVTERMLKENVSKDLVDILEQGKWSEKLWKLFNENGMTVVAISEKNGGAGGDIDDLLNIVRLTAKYAAPIPLAETTLANILLEYIDLKPTNTLVTFMITDDQSFSIDDQLISGTATNVPWARHAEQLVTLVQGKGGVQLALINLNQATIKDNSNLAGEPRDTVKLNNTQPIYLSPPLGPDQLKHIKKLETAFKLAAITGAIEKVTELTVQYTKEREQFGRPIHRFQLVQQHLVQLAGETAITLTAFNNFTASLLTDNHHNEVAFARLRSEEAIAQVTTIAHQVHAAIGTTHEHPLHHYTRRLWAWRDEGPNSNYWSNLLATDLINNSGDSLWEYLTRTQTTAFKGGELK; this comes from the coding sequence ATGAGCGAAATGAAGGACCTAATTTTAGACGTTACGGAACGCATGTTAAAAGAAAATGTAAGTAAAGATTTAGTCGATATTTTAGAACAAGGAAAATGGTCAGAAAAATTATGGAAACTATTCAATGAAAATGGAATGACCGTTGTTGCAATTTCAGAAAAAAATGGCGGTGCTGGCGGTGATATCGATGATTTATTAAATATTGTCCGTTTAACAGCTAAATACGCTGCCCCCATCCCCTTAGCAGAAACAACGCTTGCTAACATACTACTTGAATATATAGATTTAAAACCAACTAATACCTTAGTAACTTTCATGATAACAGATGATCAATCGTTCTCTATTGACGATCAGCTCATCTCTGGAACAGCAACGAATGTCCCATGGGCTCGGCATGCTGAGCAACTTGTAACGCTCGTACAAGGAAAAGGTGGGGTTCAATTAGCTTTAATTAATTTAAATCAAGCGACAATAAAAGATAATTCTAATTTAGCTGGCGAACCACGTGATACAGTGAAATTAAATAACACACAGCCAATATACCTTTCTCCACCATTAGGGCCCGATCAACTTAAACATATTAAAAAATTAGAAACAGCATTTAAACTTGCAGCAATTACAGGTGCTATTGAAAAGGTAACCGAATTAACTGTTCAGTATACAAAAGAACGCGAACAATTCGGTCGACCAATTCATCGTTTCCAACTTGTGCAACAACATTTAGTTCAATTAGCAGGCGAAACGGCCATTACCCTTACAGCTTTCAATAATTTTACTGCCTCACTCCTAACTGATAATCACCATAATGAAGTGGCATTCGCACGCTTACGTTCAGAAGAAGCTATTGCTCAAGTAACAACAATTGCCCATCAAGTTCATGCTGCTATTGGTACAACACATGAACATCCACTCCACCACTATACTCGTCGCTTATGGGCATGGCGTGATGAAGGCCCGAATAGCAACTATTGGAGCAATCTTCTCGCTACTGACTTAATTAATAACAGCGGTGATAGCTTATGGGAATATTTAACCCGTACGCAAACTACCGCATTTAAAGGAGGAGAATTGAAATGA